Genomic window (Pseudovibrio brasiliensis):
TTCGAGTTCCATTGCTTCTAGTGTTGCTTTCATGGAGTTCATTGAAAACAAAAGCTTTGACTGGCTATCAGGTAGCTGATGAGCACCCCACGCAACATAAAAGTCAGCTACATGTTCGTCTTTGGCATCTATGATTAAGCCTGCAGGGTTAGAAAATGCCTCCAGATAATCTACTGCTAGCCGCATTGCTTCAACTAATAGAAGGCTGCCATTACCGCTGTTCTGATAGCGCCTGTCTACGGCAAGGCGTGCAAGTAGCACAGCAGGCTGATCATTTAGTCTGTCCTGCAAAATAGTAATGAAGCCTATAACCTGTCGTGGGTCATCAATATCTTCAAGTATCAATGTTTGCTGTTTAGGCGGATTGTTATACTGCCGGGCATACTCGGTCAAATAGTCATTTAATGCTTTGATGCCACAATCAAATCTACGACGATCATGGTCCTTGCGAATATCTCTTAAAGTAATACGCATACTTCTCCTGTCTAACTCATGAGGCAGCTTTCTTTCTTGCCTGCATAGCTGATTGTGCTCTTCGAACCAGTTTGCGGTTCACGGTTCCTGTTTTAGTGTTTTCTCTGCGAATAAAGTCAATATCAGCGTTAGATACTCTCATCGCAGGAACTTCACCGGTTTCTTGTATTCGTACTGCAACATCCATAGCTGCTCGAATTAGGAAAGAACTTAAGTTTAATCCTGATAGTTCGGCAGCTTTGGTTAGTGTTTCTTTTTCAAATTTTGAAAGTCTAATATTTGCTCTTTCTGTTCTTTTACTTTCTTCAAAAGTTGCTTTTTCAGTTGATATCTCTTGAGTTGCATTCATCTATCTCTCATTTCTATCTTGCTATCTTGCTATCTTGCTATCTTGCTATCTTGCTATCTTGCTATCTTGCTATCTTGCTATCTTGCTATCTTGCTATCTTGCTATCTTGCTATCTTGCTATCTTGCTATCTTGCTATCTTGCTATCTGACTATCTGACTATCTGACTATCTGACTATCTGACTATCTGACTATGACTGTACATTGTACGTACAAATATGTCAATTTTGTACGTACAAGACTATAGCAAAAACGCCGGTGAGATGTCTCCCACCGGCGTTTCAAATTTAAACCAGAGGGCTGAGCCGTAAAGCCCAGCCGGGTCTGTATTACTCAGCAGCTTCCGCCACAGCCTCTGCAGGAGAGAACTTACCGTAGTAGGTCTCACCAGCTTCTGCCATTGCGCGCAGCTGTTTGTTTGGTGCGAAGCGGTCGCCCCACTTGGCAGCCAGCTTGTCACAGCGCTCTACGAACTC
Coding sequences:
- a CDS encoding plasmid mobilization protein; the encoded protein is MNATQEISTEKATFEESKRTERANIRLSKFEKETLTKAAELSGLNLSSFLIRAAMDVAVRIQETGEVPAMRVSNADIDFIRRENTKTGTVNRKLVRRAQSAMQARKKAAS
- a CDS encoding GNAT family N-acetyltransferase, with protein sequence MRITLRDIRKDHDRRRFDCGIKALNDYLTEYARQYNNPPKQQTLILEDIDDPRQVIGFITILQDRLNDQPAVLLARLAVDRRYQNSGNGSLLLVEAMRLAVDYLEAFSNPAGLIIDAKDEHVADFYVAWGAHQLPDSQSKLLFSMNSMKATLEAMELEQEANTD